Proteins co-encoded in one Pseudomonadota bacterium genomic window:
- a CDS encoding DmsC/YnfH family molybdoenzyme membrane anchor subunit — MHPAPSLIAFTTLSGVGFGLLALVGLGAGPNAVGFGWAACTVAGALCVTGLLCSTLHLGRPDRAWRALSQWRSSWLSREGVLAIATLAVFALYALTWLFGTGRSAVLGVLMSSLSVATVYATGMIYGQLKTVPTWSCPWTPWKFLALGLSSGSLVLLALIGFAGERGILSTFLATAALALAAVVVFNWKSSAAKADLASVGATPEEATGLGHIGRVRLLESPHSSPNYLMKEMVYKVARHRAKSLARVALIAGLVVPAVLLVLAFPIGGGFVVFVAALCHVVGILALRWAFFAEAKHAVSSYY, encoded by the coding sequence ATGCATCCAGCACCGTCTCTGATCGCTTTCACGACGCTGTCCGGCGTCGGCTTCGGCTTGCTCGCCCTTGTCGGCCTGGGTGCAGGTCCGAATGCCGTCGGCTTTGGTTGGGCCGCGTGCACCGTGGCGGGTGCGCTGTGCGTCACCGGTCTGCTGTGCTCGACGTTGCATCTCGGTCGTCCGGACCGTGCATGGCGGGCCTTGAGCCAGTGGCGCAGTTCGTGGCTCTCGCGTGAGGGTGTGCTGGCGATCGCGACCTTGGCGGTCTTTGCCCTCTATGCGCTGACGTGGCTGTTCGGGACGGGGCGCAGTGCAGTACTCGGTGTACTCATGTCTTCGCTGTCCGTGGCGACGGTCTACGCGACCGGCATGATCTACGGGCAACTCAAGACTGTCCCCACCTGGAGTTGCCCTTGGACACCCTGGAAGTTCCTCGCCCTCGGTTTGTCCAGCGGCAGCCTTGTGCTGCTGGCGCTGATCGGTTTCGCGGGTGAACGCGGCATCCTGTCGACCTTCCTCGCCACCGCCGCACTCGCGTTGGCGGCCGTGGTCGTGTTCAACTGGAAATCGTCTGCGGCCAAGGCGGATCTCGCGAGCGTGGGTGCCACGCCCGAGGAGGCGACCGGGTTGGGCCATATCGGCCGTGTTCGCCTGCTGGAATCGCCACACTCTTCGCCGAACTACCTGATGAAGGAGATGGTGTACAAGGTCGCCCGGCACCGCGCCAAGTCGCTTGCTCGGGTGGCGCTGATCGCCGGCCTGGTGGTGCCTGCCGTGCTCCTGGTGTTGGCCTTTCCGATCGGCGGCGGTTTCGTGGTGTTCGTCGCGGCGCTCTGCCATGTGGTGGGTATCCTGGCGCTGCGCTGGGCGTTCTTCGCCGAAGCCAAGCACGCGGTGTCGAGCTACTACTGA
- a CDS encoding ester cyclase, protein MTDIHTTHKARLAPLRQTLYDGDVDGVQAALRQLLTDDATVHMPHPFGDLTGPQALFDTCYRPLHEAMPDLERRDWIVMAGETEHGGHWVGCGGHYVGTFVLPWLGIPPTGHLTHMRFHEFYRFENDRVVECQTLWDIPEVMMQAKAWPMAPSLGREFCVPGPATQDGLVPGPWNRDAATTACDHIVTMLAHMTRHPSEGGPEVMEMPRFWHPRMNWYGPAGIGTARGIAGFRNWHQIPFLNAMPDRGHANDDITFHFFGDGNYAAVTGWPDMIQTVTHDGWMGIAPAGKRITLCSLDFWRVENGLIRENWVMVDILDAWRQLGVDVFARLREFNQARQCGPVRLAAEGLSDA, encoded by the coding sequence ATGACTGACATACATACCACACACAAGGCGCGACTCGCGCCTTTGCGTCAGACCTTGTACGACGGCGACGTCGACGGCGTGCAAGCGGCGTTGCGGCAGCTGCTCACGGACGATGCCACTGTGCACATGCCGCACCCCTTCGGGGACCTCACCGGGCCGCAGGCCCTGTTTGATACGTGTTACCGGCCGCTGCACGAGGCCATGCCCGACCTCGAGCGACGCGACTGGATTGTCATGGCCGGCGAGACCGAGCACGGTGGCCACTGGGTGGGGTGTGGCGGTCACTACGTCGGCACCTTTGTGCTTCCGTGGCTCGGCATCCCGCCGACGGGCCACCTGACCCACATGCGCTTCCACGAGTTCTACCGCTTCGAGAACGACCGGGTGGTCGAGTGCCAGACGCTGTGGGATATCCCCGAGGTGATGATGCAAGCCAAGGCCTGGCCGATGGCGCCGAGCCTCGGACGGGAATTCTGCGTGCCCGGCCCGGCAACGCAGGACGGCCTGGTGCCGGGCCCCTGGAACCGAGACGCCGCCACGACAGCGTGCGACCACATCGTGACCATGCTCGCGCACATGACACGCCACCCGAGCGAGGGTGGGCCCGAGGTCATGGAGATGCCGCGCTTCTGGCACCCGCGCATGAACTGGTACGGGCCTGCCGGCATCGGCACCGCCCGCGGCATCGCCGGTTTTCGCAACTGGCACCAGATCCCGTTCCTCAATGCCATGCCCGACCGAGGCCACGCCAACGACGACATCACCTTCCACTTCTTCGGTGACGGGAACTACGCAGCGGTCACCGGCTGGCCGGACATGATTCAGACCGTCACCCACGACGGCTGGATGGGTATCGCGCCCGCGGGTAAACGCATCACACTGTGTTCGCTCGACTTCTGGCGCGTCGAGAACGGCCTGATCCGGGAGAATTGGGTCATGGTCGACATCCTCGACGCCTGGCGGCAACTGGGTGTCGACGTGTTCGCCCGACTGCGTGAATTCAACCAGGCGCGCCAGTGCGGGCCGGTGCGCCTCGCCGCTGAGGGTCTGTCCGATGCGTAG
- the hisI gene encoding phosphoribosyl-AMP cyclohydrolase, which produces MAHDLLQDRLSVHQVEEGNALAPKFGNDGLMPCVTTDAQTGEVLMLGWMNADALALTLRSGEAHYYSRSRQTLWRKGATSGLVQTVVEARVDDDQDALLLRVDVAGSGASCHVGNRSCFYRSVPFGPDAGQPLTFIEQAKTFDPESVYGDAPNPTRL; this is translated from the coding sequence ATGGCACACGATCTTTTGCAGGACAGGCTCTCCGTGCATCAAGTCGAAGAGGGCAACGCGCTGGCGCCGAAGTTTGGCAACGACGGGTTGATGCCTTGCGTCACCACCGATGCACAGACAGGCGAGGTGCTGATGCTGGGCTGGATGAACGCCGACGCCTTGGCGCTGACACTGCGCTCTGGGGAGGCGCACTACTACAGCCGCTCGAGACAAACGCTGTGGCGAAAAGGCGCGACATCCGGCCTCGTACAGACGGTCGTAGAAGCACGGGTGGATGACGACCAGGATGCGCTTTTGCTGCGCGTCGACGTGGCGGGCTCCGGTGCGTCCTGCCACGTCGGGAACCGTTCGTGTTTCTACCGCTCCGTGCCTTTTGGGCCCGACGCGGGTCAGCCGCTGACGTTCATTGAACAGGCGAAGACGTTCGATCCCGAGTCCGTTTACGGCGACGCACCGAATCCCACCCGACTCTGA
- a CDS encoding amidohydrolase family protein produces the protein MYDLIVRNATLTTGETGVDIACRDGRIIAVEAGIPATGTEVIDAKGYLVSPPFVDPHFHMDATLSLGTPRVNVSGTLLEGIALWGELKQLQSVDDIIERAMRYCELAVAKGIGCIRSHVDTCDDALKGVQALLEVRDRLRDCIDLQLVAFPQDGLLRDPTAMRNTVRALDMGVDVVGGIPHFERTQADGAESVRLACELAAERGLMVDLHCDESDDPHSRHVETLAYQSQRLGLQGRVAGSHLTSMHSMDNYYVSKLIPLIAEAGVSVIPNPAINIMLQGRHDSYPKRRGLTRVRELRDAGITVGFGSDCVMDPWYSLGRADMLDIAFMGLHVAQLSSLADMAWCFDAVTTESARIMGLQGYGLEKGCYADFVLLQARDKIQAVRLRAHRLAVVRRGKVISTSPEITHALGVLSTNLLNEAGSIGQ, from the coding sequence ATGTACGATCTGATTGTGAGAAACGCCACGCTCACCACAGGCGAGACCGGGGTCGACATCGCCTGTCGAGACGGCAGGATCATCGCTGTCGAAGCCGGGATACCTGCAACTGGGACAGAGGTGATCGATGCCAAGGGATACCTTGTGTCGCCGCCTTTTGTCGATCCGCACTTTCACATGGATGCAACCTTGTCACTCGGGACGCCCAGGGTGAACGTCTCGGGTACCTTGCTGGAGGGGATCGCGCTCTGGGGTGAACTCAAGCAGCTGCAATCCGTGGACGACATCATCGAGCGTGCGATGCGGTACTGCGAGTTGGCTGTCGCCAAGGGCATTGGGTGCATACGCAGTCACGTTGATACGTGCGACGACGCACTCAAGGGGGTGCAAGCGTTGCTCGAGGTGCGCGATCGATTGCGCGATTGCATCGACCTGCAGTTGGTCGCCTTTCCGCAGGACGGTTTGTTGCGGGATCCCACTGCGATGCGCAACACCGTTCGGGCGTTGGACATGGGGGTCGACGTGGTCGGCGGTATCCCGCACTTCGAACGTACGCAGGCAGACGGCGCCGAGAGCGTGCGACTGGCCTGTGAGCTTGCGGCTGAGCGCGGCCTGATGGTCGACCTCCACTGTGACGAGAGTGACGACCCACACAGCCGTCACGTCGAGACCCTCGCGTACCAGAGCCAGCGTCTGGGGCTGCAGGGTCGCGTGGCTGGCTCGCACCTCACCTCGATGCACTCGATGGACAACTACTATGTGTCGAAGCTGATTCCGTTGATCGCAGAGGCAGGTGTGAGTGTCATCCCCAATCCGGCGATCAATATCATGTTGCAAGGGCGGCATGACAGCTACCCCAAGCGGCGTGGATTGACGCGTGTACGCGAACTGCGAGACGCAGGTATTACAGTCGGTTTCGGCTCGGATTGCGTCATGGATCCCTGGTACTCGCTCGGCCGGGCAGACATGCTGGATATTGCGTTCATGGGACTGCACGTCGCTCAGCTGTCCAGTCTGGCTGACATGGCATGGTGCTTTGATGCCGTTACAACCGAATCTGCACGGATCATGGGCCTTCAGGGCTACGGACTCGAGAAGGGCTGTTACGCCGATTTTGTTCTCCTGCAGGCGCGAGACAAGATTCAAGCGGTCCGGCTTCGTGCGCACCGTCTTGCGGTGGTTCGACGCGGTAAGGTGATCTCGACATCGCCTGAGATCACGCATGCGCTTGGCGTGTTGTCGACCAACCTGCTGAATGAAGCGGGCTCCATCGGCCAGTGA
- a CDS encoding 4Fe-4S dicluster domain-containing protein: MTMLPETPSVKLGLVIDLDTCVGCHACAVNCKSWNTGGYGAPLSDLDAYGSNPDGSWLNRIHTFEVTPDEGKAQLVHFPKSCLHCDDAPCVTVCPTGASYKRAEDGIVLVNEDHCMGCGLCAWACPYGARELDGDAGVMKKCTLCVDRIYNENLPEEDREPACVRACPARARHFGDLADPNSAVSKLVAERGGMDLMPGQGTKPVNKYLPPRPRRESNTGATAAGAVTAERPPNPEGGILGWLDRALESLG, from the coding sequence ATGACGATGTTGCCCGAGACCCCGAGCGTCAAGCTCGGCCTGGTCATCGACCTCGACACCTGTGTCGGTTGTCACGCCTGCGCGGTGAACTGCAAGTCGTGGAACACCGGCGGCTACGGTGCACCGCTGTCGGATCTCGACGCCTACGGCTCGAATCCTGACGGCAGCTGGTTGAACCGCATCCACACCTTCGAAGTCACGCCGGACGAGGGCAAAGCCCAGCTGGTGCATTTCCCGAAGAGCTGTCTGCACTGCGACGACGCACCCTGCGTGACGGTGTGCCCGACCGGTGCGAGCTACAAACGCGCCGAAGACGGCATCGTGTTGGTCAATGAGGACCACTGCATGGGCTGTGGTCTCTGCGCCTGGGCCTGCCCCTACGGCGCACGCGAGCTCGACGGCGACGCCGGCGTGATGAAAAAGTGCACGCTCTGCGTGGACCGCATCTACAACGAGAACCTGCCCGAAGAGGACCGCGAACCGGCCTGTGTGCGCGCCTGTCCTGCGCGCGCGAGGCACTTCGGCGACCTTGCCGACCCGAACTCGGCCGTCTCCAAACTGGTGGCCGAGCGCGGTGGGATGGACCTGATGCCGGGGCAAGGCACCAAACCGGTCAACAAGTACCTGCCGCCGCGACCGCGACGGGAATCGAACACCGGAGCAACTGCAGCCGGCGCTGTCACCGCTGAGCGGCCACCCAACCCCGAGGGCGGTATCCTGGGGTGGCTCGATCGCGCGTTGGAATCCCTGGGGTAG
- a CDS encoding cyclase family protein, protein MCHPIIMEYVKGKALSRRELFRGTAAAGAAIVASSAMAPRPVLAQAASRVVDMTHTLTHDFPTYFGEQQFFDEDVFTYAENSFNLKMLQVNEHTGTHIDAPLHFTDGGTSIDEVPVESLVCPLAIIDIREKAAANADAQVTPDDLKAWIAQHGPIPPGACVAQNAGWQSRLGTPGFRNADDEGKMHFPAFHVEAVKMLLEEAEVAGIAVDTLSIDYGLSADFITHYTWLPANRWAVENMANLDQLPATGATLIVGAPKHAGGTGGPCRLIALV, encoded by the coding sequence ATGTGTCACCCCATCATCATGGAATACGTCAAAGGCAAAGCGCTCAGTCGGCGTGAGCTGTTCCGCGGCACAGCCGCTGCCGGCGCCGCCATCGTGGCCTCGTCGGCCATGGCGCCACGACCGGTTCTCGCCCAGGCGGCCAGTCGGGTGGTCGACATGACGCACACTCTCACCCACGACTTCCCGACCTACTTTGGCGAACAACAGTTTTTCGACGAAGACGTCTTCACGTACGCCGAGAACAGCTTCAACTTGAAGATGTTGCAGGTGAACGAACACACAGGCACCCACATTGACGCCCCGTTGCATTTCACGGACGGTGGCACATCGATCGACGAAGTCCCGGTGGAATCGCTTGTGTGTCCACTGGCCATCATCGATATCCGCGAAAAGGCGGCAGCGAATGCAGACGCCCAGGTAACGCCTGACGATCTGAAAGCGTGGATTGCCCAGCATGGTCCTATCCCGCCGGGCGCGTGCGTGGCGCAAAATGCCGGTTGGCAGTCGCGACTGGGTACACCCGGGTTCAGAAACGCCGATGACGAGGGCAAGATGCACTTCCCAGCGTTTCACGTCGAGGCGGTCAAGATGCTGCTCGAAGAGGCCGAGGTGGCAGGCATCGCAGTGGACACCTTGTCAATTGACTACGGGCTCTCGGCGGATTTCATTACCCACTACACGTGGTTGCCTGCAAACCGCTGGGCTGTCGAGAACATGGCCAACCTCGACCAATTGCCCGCGACCGGCGCCACCTTGATTGTGGGTGCGCCCAAGCACGCAGGCGGTACGGGTGGCCCTTGCCGGTTGATTGCCCTGGTTTGA